From Geomonas agri, one genomic window encodes:
- a CDS encoding pilus assembly FimT family protein, producing MRERGLTLLELVVVMAIIGTLLAIGSMQFSSMQRKSLIESQTRKIYNVLTNVRVEAMYSKTPRVVLLSGSQLQIYSSATYSSGVSPVSVEQLTFPMVMSSTGNRVWYDSKGMMVLADRSICVQPDNQPASLGSIDSVVVTTARNYLGKRQSGGACAPASIDQK from the coding sequence ATGCGTGAGAGAGGTTTGACACTGCTTGAACTCGTCGTGGTCATGGCCATCATCGGAACCCTGCTGGCCATAGGCAGCATGCAGTTCAGCAGCATGCAGCGCAAGTCCCTGATCGAGTCTCAGACCAGGAAGATCTACAACGTCCTCACCAATGTGAGGGTGGAGGCGATGTACAGCAAGACGCCGCGTGTCGTCCTCCTAAGCGGGTCACAGTTGCAGATCTATTCCTCGGCGACCTATTCTTCGGGTGTTTCTCCGGTTTCCGTCGAGCAACTCACCTTCCCTATGGTGATGAGTTCCACTGGGAACCGGGTGTGGTACGACTCCAAGGGGATGATGGTCCTTGCGGACCGTTCCATCTGCGTCCAGCCTGACAACCAGCCGGCAAGCCTGGGCAGCATCGACAGCGTGGTCGTTACGACTGCGCGCAACTACTTGGGAAAAAGACAATCGGGAGGAGCTTGTGCCCCAGCCAGCATTGATCAGAAATAA
- a CDS encoding pilus assembly FimT family protein, which yields MGTRGLSLVEMMVVIAITATLASIGAISFQKYQKSYRIDAQTRLLFAEMLKARTQAIYQHRGTRVKFYPNRFEVYSSVQEGPQVSPVATHLFSFPVTWNFSGFDNPNGITFDEIGIASNYGSICVDSAAGYGGVDSVVVHYVRISIGKKDKGNECSSSSGSITLK from the coding sequence ATGGGGACTCGCGGCTTATCTCTGGTTGAGATGATGGTGGTGATCGCCATTACGGCGACTCTGGCCAGCATCGGCGCCATATCTTTCCAGAAGTATCAAAAGAGCTACCGGATCGATGCCCAGACGCGCCTGCTCTTCGCGGAAATGCTCAAGGCACGGACCCAGGCCATCTACCAGCACAGGGGTACCCGGGTCAAGTTCTACCCGAACCGCTTCGAGGTGTACTCATCTGTGCAGGAGGGGCCGCAGGTAAGCCCGGTGGCAACACACCTTTTTTCGTTTCCCGTCACCTGGAACTTCAGTGGTTTTGATAATCCCAACGGCATCACCTTTGACGAGATCGGCATAGCAAGCAACTACGGGTCAATCTGCGTGGACTCCGCGGCCGGTTACGGTGGGGTGGACAGCGTTGTCGTTCACTATGTCAGAATTTCTATTGGCAAAAAGGACAAAGGCAATGAGTGTAGTTCCAGTTCCGGCAGCATCACTCTCAAGTAA
- a CDS encoding PilW family protein — protein sequence MKRWGRRGYTLVELVVVMLIFAVVMTLISSSFANIVRSTGQLGKRAETDIGGLIGLELMRRDLELAGFGLPYTLPGWLNYVEAPSDLSFVPGFPDVKASNFNDRPGLEAPPAFRGASDVGFNGSDYLVVKGTPLGDNTVCRSWCYLNYSAVTRPSRVEPELKIGTKARAIVLRTGASASGKPVRELVTSGGDFTFFLNKADADFAPQQRSDSHLVYAVASDREDGDLRFPFNRSDYFINRSSGISPLCNRGTGTLYKTTINQNGNYTKYPLLDCVGDIQVVFYMDTNHDGITDYHPDPADGLFDFKDLAKYLREELKEVRVYILAQQGKQDPGYRYPVSNPEKAIVVGDLELPDNGHVWSERAMSATFGADWRTYRWKIYTIVVQPKNL from the coding sequence ATGAAGCGCTGGGGAAGGCGAGGGTATACCTTGGTTGAACTGGTCGTGGTCATGCTGATCTTCGCGGTGGTGATGACGCTGATCAGCAGTTCCTTCGCCAACATCGTCCGCAGCACGGGGCAACTGGGTAAACGTGCGGAGACGGACATCGGTGGGCTGATCGGGCTGGAGTTGATGCGCCGGGACCTTGAACTGGCCGGCTTCGGCCTTCCTTACACCCTTCCTGGCTGGCTCAATTACGTCGAAGCGCCCTCGGACCTGTCATTTGTGCCTGGCTTTCCTGATGTCAAGGCCAGCAACTTCAACGATCGCCCCGGGCTTGAGGCTCCCCCCGCCTTCCGCGGCGCCAGCGATGTCGGCTTCAACGGTTCCGATTACTTGGTAGTAAAAGGTACCCCTCTGGGCGATAACACGGTCTGTCGCAGTTGGTGTTACCTGAACTACAGTGCGGTCACCAGGCCGTCGCGGGTCGAACCCGAGCTCAAGATCGGCACCAAGGCCCGTGCCATCGTGCTCCGCACCGGGGCCAGCGCATCCGGCAAGCCGGTGCGGGAACTGGTCACCTCCGGTGGGGATTTCACCTTTTTCCTTAACAAGGCCGACGCAGATTTCGCGCCCCAACAAAGAAGCGATAGTCACCTTGTCTATGCAGTGGCCAGCGATAGGGAAGACGGTGATCTCAGGTTCCCCTTTAATCGTTCCGACTATTTCATCAACCGCAGTTCCGGGATTTCCCCCCTGTGCAACCGGGGGACCGGCACGCTCTATAAGACCACCATTAACCAAAACGGGAACTACACCAAGTACCCCCTCCTCGACTGCGTGGGGGACATTCAGGTCGTGTTCTACATGGACACCAACCACGACGGCATAACCGATTACCATCCCGATCCGGCTGACGGCCTTTTCGACTTCAAGGATCTCGCGAAGTACCTGCGCGAGGAGTTGAAGGAGGTCCGGGTCTATATCCTGGCCCAGCAGGGGAAGCAGGACCCGGGCTACCGCTACCCGGTGAGCAATCCCGAAAAAGCTATCGTGGTCGGCGACCTGGAGTTGCCCGACAACGGGCACGTCTGGAGCGAACGGGCGATGAGCGCTACTTTCGGCGCCGACTGGCGCACGTACCGCTGGAAAATTTACACGATCGTGGTGCAGCCCAAAAACCTGTAA
- a CDS encoding pilus assembly PilX N-terminal domain-containing protein: MKKLGNEDGIALVTALMFTLICLGIVAGLMQMLLLETKVSATQKNYHNSIEAAYGGTELITKEFIPKLFSNYTTSIIPLKLAYGSGGMGDIGLVTNDDALRKKLTYPTSDWGGLSKTIDAKDTPDLTFMLRGVSSAGNFKVYAKIVDTVQGNSDPTGVDYLDSGVGVAGTGAGISPKHNPALYTFEVRGEKASNPKEKALLSVLYAF; this comes from the coding sequence ATGAAAAAGTTAGGCAATGAAGACGGTATAGCCCTGGTCACGGCACTGATGTTCACGCTGATCTGCCTGGGGATCGTGGCGGGGTTGATGCAGATGCTGCTTCTGGAGACCAAGGTGTCTGCCACCCAGAAGAACTATCACAACTCCATCGAGGCGGCCTACGGGGGCACTGAACTCATCACCAAGGAATTCATTCCGAAGCTCTTCAGTAACTACACCACGTCCATCATTCCGCTCAAACTCGCCTACGGTTCGGGCGGGATGGGAGATATCGGGCTGGTCACCAACGACGACGCTCTCAGGAAAAAGCTTACCTACCCCACCAGCGACTGGGGGGGGCTTTCCAAGACCATCGACGCCAAGGATACGCCGGACCTGACGTTCATGTTGAGAGGGGTTTCCTCCGCCGGCAACTTCAAGGTGTACGCCAAGATCGTGGACACGGTACAGGGGAACTCCGACCCCACCGGTGTCGATTACCTTGACAGCGGCGTCGGTGTTGCCGGCACCGGTGCGGGCATCTCTCCCAAACACAACCCCGCCCTCTATACCTTCGAGGTGCGCGGCGAGAAGGCCTCCAACCCCAAGGAAAAGGCTCTGCTTTCCGTCTTGTACGCTTTCTAA
- a CDS encoding pilus assembly protein, which produces MRNLKKAFVTLISGLAFLFALQPLTAGADALSWSGEQYCVKPPFVAGNIPPNLLLMIDNSSSMYDLAYVDKGNANRQPYYCYDETYSNANTYSGYFETTDSAGSDIYYQYRAATDDFVKVTGTFPFGCGSVPANTKIFPNTMCIEFTKPKTLTSFVAKGNYLNWLTASKFDVEKKILTGGKYDATTNTSNAPGLVAESRGCVGQGYVKDADATNFVDYTGDASNNLNVSLGVTFTITGPLNPNNKAAYSTGGQTYINLFSGDQPYDAGKCQAAVNAIQNASGTGQVTSAVQDCLTSTTPPVGTCSIMDVDPATGLPVAHSCIDTYPPATPNCQPTYVAAHCQGNNVACTTNTDCNVTGGSACTAGKVGRLCGVDSDCDVKTCSVNGSACTGASDCYKAPTPGVCSKGTTPSGGCVVDSDCKTKNAACTGYNAGYNYGTCGVSTAGTCTATASSYQGPCVPATGGNLGVCQFSPHDTLVKTNVLFASSMQTCWALRKNNTQPGNDEYNAIIKNCPILYAGYKSCSNNSLQACTANADCGTGNTCVSGPAAIGPGNSGLLCSMNYEGQFFTNTSGTTWVVASSLPSPTPTACTSSDTVKDCMLKVNAAFCSDMSAPPVTDPTDSPSTTVTTDNLPAILSGVGVDAQLGGVIASMRAKVANSTQPSGIIQDFAHKIRLGTMTFNQFGSASETSLGGVGSQKTCSNNPQQSCWQNIDCGSGNTCSTTSTVNYDGGSIAYPIGLGYCSTMSTTACTSDGQCSYPNTCLNGFCGTKSSTVCTTSLTCTGSSQACISNGAGDHVSGFSLVSSIDAIRANAWTPFAETFYNALGYFAAVPQANSTFKSRVTGAATGLTGLRLNAVNTTSTTFKNATDPSVSVPSDAHPIDFNEVLNPSEYRCQQNYILLITDGTSTADRNSSVHTLAGLYASQAGTTAGYCPDNSNGVNYGGTSDLPIMAWIGKRHNLATFSTSSVTPLYCSSTTTKACSADADCPTGETCTNAHYPRDYVSTFVVLNGADNGVSGLCNTTTLLTNTAVNGGTKQLYQASDYNGLKDALTTIFQNIAAKASSGTAASILSNSEGSGANILQAVFYPKKVFEAQTSSNWIGEMQNLWYYVDPQISRSTIREDTNGDKQLDLIADSVVSFRFDSTDNTTYAYVSQDTNGDGVGDTAEVKEDTDLVKSIWRAGKQLWARDLSASPRKIFTSIDGTSLIDFSSSTFLGTANTDNSATLAPYLNVSAGEATRLINYVHGVDQPDQTGFLSYRSRKVKIKDPVTNVVSSAQEWRLGDIISSTPRIQSTGKLNTYNLAAPSGYGDASYASFIASYEYQHRGMVYVGGNDGMMHSFKLGLLDVSASGTHKATLSGTGLGEEQWAYIPKQALPYLKYYGDPDYNHIYYVDGATVLFDASIGTTTNTGTCPDGATYYDCPKQTYVVNSSNQLDTSKNTWRTVLISGMGIGGASAKTCATGSECVQTPLAADPGDATKALGYSSYFALDITNPDAPSLMWEFNDPAMVPAPTGPAMGFATTGPAVIRVGPRDKNGNWYVVFASGPTGQIDTNSNQFKGQSNQTLKFFIVDLRTGALLRTIDTGIANAFAGSLLGGPIDADRWNSYANGDYQDDAIFVGYTKKNTSTNTWTDGGVIRITTKESNNVNNWTWSYVVQDTGPVVTAISRLQDRKNKNLWLYFGSGRYYYRAGTDIDDFSSQRSIYGIKDPCYNTDALPGNVYDKNCTATVTSGITDQSTSISSTVGAGGWKIDLDLSSNGFGAERVVTDAVALTNGTIFLTSFQPTADPCGFGGNSFLWALGYDTGGRPSDAALAGKALIQLSTGEFKEVDLAQAFGSGAARLMRRSGVPMTGKPPADAFPIVSKSGNKPVKKIMHIQER; this is translated from the coding sequence GTGAGAAATTTAAAAAAGGCATTTGTAACGCTGATATCGGGTCTGGCATTTTTGTTCGCCTTGCAGCCCCTTACTGCCGGTGCAGACGCTCTTTCATGGTCTGGAGAACAGTACTGCGTCAAGCCTCCGTTTGTCGCAGGCAATATCCCGCCCAACTTGCTGCTCATGATCGACAACTCGTCCAGTATGTACGACCTTGCTTACGTGGACAAGGGTAACGCCAACCGCCAGCCCTACTACTGCTACGACGAAACCTACTCCAACGCGAACACGTACAGCGGTTATTTTGAGACTACGGATTCCGCGGGTAGTGACATCTACTACCAATACCGCGCTGCTACCGACGACTTCGTCAAGGTCACCGGTACCTTCCCCTTTGGCTGTGGCTCAGTTCCGGCCAACACCAAGATATTCCCGAACACCATGTGCATCGAGTTCACCAAGCCTAAAACCTTGACGAGCTTTGTTGCCAAGGGGAACTACCTGAACTGGCTCACGGCATCCAAGTTTGACGTCGAGAAAAAGATCCTGACCGGTGGTAAATACGATGCGACCACCAACACGTCCAACGCACCCGGGCTTGTCGCCGAGTCGCGCGGTTGCGTCGGCCAGGGGTACGTGAAGGACGCCGATGCAACCAACTTCGTTGACTACACGGGCGATGCTTCCAACAACCTCAACGTGAGCCTCGGGGTCACCTTCACCATTACCGGCCCGCTCAATCCTAACAACAAGGCGGCCTACTCCACCGGGGGACAGACCTACATCAACCTCTTCTCCGGCGACCAGCCCTACGATGCGGGTAAGTGCCAAGCCGCCGTCAACGCCATCCAGAACGCTTCCGGTACCGGTCAGGTCACCTCGGCGGTGCAGGACTGTCTCACCTCGACCACCCCCCCCGTGGGTACCTGCTCGATCATGGACGTCGACCCAGCCACGGGGCTGCCGGTCGCGCATTCCTGCATCGACACCTATCCGCCGGCCACTCCCAACTGCCAGCCGACCTACGTTGCGGCGCACTGCCAGGGGAACAATGTCGCCTGCACCACGAACACCGATTGCAACGTCACCGGTGGGAGCGCATGTACGGCGGGCAAGGTTGGCAGACTCTGCGGCGTTGACAGCGATTGCGACGTCAAGACTTGCAGTGTCAACGGTTCTGCCTGTACGGGTGCCAGCGACTGCTACAAAGCGCCCACCCCGGGCGTCTGCAGCAAGGGGACCACGCCGTCCGGCGGCTGTGTTGTGGACTCCGACTGCAAGACCAAGAACGCGGCCTGCACCGGGTACAACGCCGGCTACAACTACGGTACTTGCGGGGTGAGCACCGCAGGCACCTGTACCGCAACTGCCAGTTCCTACCAGGGGCCCTGCGTTCCGGCCACCGGGGGCAATCTCGGTGTCTGCCAGTTCTCCCCGCACGACACCCTGGTCAAGACCAACGTTTTGTTCGCTTCCTCCATGCAGACCTGCTGGGCGCTGCGCAAGAACAACACCCAGCCGGGAAATGACGAGTACAACGCCATCATCAAAAACTGCCCGATCCTCTACGCCGGGTACAAGTCCTGCAGTAACAACAGCCTGCAGGCCTGCACGGCCAACGCCGATTGCGGTACCGGCAACACCTGCGTGAGCGGCCCTGCCGCCATTGGTCCTGGCAACTCCGGTCTCCTCTGCTCGATGAACTATGAAGGTCAATTCTTCACCAATACCTCGGGCACCACCTGGGTCGTCGCCAGTTCGCTCCCCTCCCCGACACCCACTGCCTGCACCTCCAGCGATACCGTGAAAGACTGCATGCTGAAAGTGAACGCTGCCTTCTGCAGTGACATGTCCGCTCCCCCGGTGACTGACCCGACCGACAGCCCCTCCACCACGGTCACGACCGACAACCTCCCGGCCATCCTCAGCGGGGTCGGTGTCGACGCGCAGTTGGGAGGCGTCATCGCCAGCATGCGTGCCAAGGTTGCCAACTCCACGCAGCCCTCGGGGATCATCCAGGACTTTGCCCACAAGATCCGCCTGGGGACGATGACCTTCAACCAGTTCGGCTCGGCGAGTGAAACATCACTAGGCGGGGTCGGCTCCCAGAAAACCTGCTCCAACAACCCGCAGCAGTCCTGCTGGCAGAATATCGACTGCGGCAGTGGTAACACCTGCAGTACCACCAGCACCGTCAATTACGATGGCGGGAGTATCGCTTACCCGATCGGGCTTGGCTATTGTTCGACGATGAGCACCACTGCCTGCACCTCCGATGGGCAATGCTCCTACCCTAATACCTGCCTCAATGGTTTTTGCGGCACCAAGAGTTCGACTGTTTGCACTACCTCACTTACCTGCACCGGTTCATCCCAGGCGTGCATCAGTAATGGCGCAGGCGACCACGTGAGTGGCTTCTCGTTGGTGAGCAGCATCGATGCCATACGCGCCAACGCCTGGACACCTTTTGCGGAAACTTTTTACAACGCGCTCGGATACTTTGCCGCCGTGCCGCAGGCCAACAGCACCTTCAAGAGCCGGGTCACCGGTGCGGCAACCGGCCTCACCGGTCTGCGACTCAATGCTGTGAATACTACCAGCACCACGTTCAAGAACGCGACGGACCCGAGCGTTTCAGTCCCCAGTGACGCGCACCCCATAGACTTCAACGAGGTGCTGAACCCGTCCGAGTATCGCTGCCAGCAAAACTACATACTGCTGATCACCGATGGTACTTCCACCGCGGACCGCAACAGCAGCGTCCACACGCTGGCCGGCCTCTACGCCAGCCAGGCAGGTACCACCGCCGGCTATTGCCCCGATAACTCCAACGGCGTCAACTACGGGGGGACGTCTGATCTTCCCATCATGGCCTGGATCGGCAAACGCCACAACCTGGCAACCTTCAGCACCAGCAGCGTAACGCCACTGTATTGTTCCTCTACCACCACCAAGGCGTGCTCGGCCGACGCCGACTGCCCAACCGGTGAGACCTGCACCAACGCCCACTACCCGCGCGACTACGTCAGTACCTTCGTGGTTCTCAACGGTGCCGACAACGGCGTCTCCGGTCTGTGCAACACGACCACGCTGCTCACCAACACCGCCGTCAACGGCGGAACCAAGCAGCTGTACCAGGCGTCCGATTACAATGGCCTCAAGGATGCGCTGACCACGATCTTCCAGAACATAGCAGCTAAGGCATCGTCTGGTACGGCGGCATCCATCCTCAGTAACAGTGAGGGGAGCGGCGCCAACATCCTCCAGGCGGTGTTCTACCCGAAGAAGGTGTTCGAGGCGCAAACCTCCAGCAACTGGATCGGAGAGATGCAGAACCTCTGGTACTACGTGGACCCCCAAATCAGCCGCTCCACCATCCGGGAGGACACCAACGGCGATAAGCAACTCGACCTCATCGCGGATAGCGTCGTCAGCTTCCGTTTCGACAGTACCGACAACACCACCTACGCCTATGTCTCGCAGGACACCAACGGTGACGGGGTGGGGGATACCGCCGAGGTGAAAGAAGATACCGATCTCGTCAAGAGCATCTGGCGTGCCGGCAAACAACTTTGGGCCCGTGACCTCTCGGCCAGCCCACGCAAGATCTTCACGTCTATCGACGGGACCTCGTTGATCGACTTCTCGTCCTCCACCTTCCTGGGGACCGCGAACACCGACAACTCCGCGACGCTGGCGCCGTATCTCAATGTGAGTGCAGGTGAAGCAACGCGGCTCATCAACTACGTGCACGGGGTTGACCAGCCTGACCAGACCGGGTTCCTCTCGTACCGAAGCCGGAAGGTTAAGATCAAGGATCCGGTCACCAACGTGGTCAGTTCAGCTCAAGAGTGGCGCCTGGGAGACATCATCTCCTCCACGCCGCGCATCCAGTCCACAGGCAAGCTGAACACCTACAACCTCGCAGCTCCCAGCGGCTACGGCGATGCCTCTTACGCCTCCTTCATCGCGTCCTACGAATACCAACACAGGGGCATGGTCTACGTGGGAGGAAACGATGGCATGATGCACAGCTTCAAGCTGGGGCTGCTGGACGTGAGCGCAAGCGGAACCCACAAGGCGACCCTTTCTGGCACCGGGCTGGGGGAGGAGCAGTGGGCCTACATACCCAAACAGGCGCTGCCGTATCTTAAGTACTACGGCGATCCTGACTACAACCACATCTACTATGTCGACGGCGCGACGGTCCTTTTCGATGCCAGCATCGGGACCACTACCAACACCGGGACCTGCCCGGACGGGGCAACCTACTATGACTGCCCGAAACAGACTTATGTCGTTAACAGCAGCAACCAGCTCGATACCAGCAAGAATACCTGGAGGACCGTCCTGATTAGCGGGATGGGGATCGGAGGCGCGTCTGCCAAGACCTGCGCCACCGGTTCGGAGTGCGTCCAGACTCCTCTCGCGGCGGACCCAGGCGACGCGACCAAGGCGCTTGGCTACTCGAGTTATTTCGCGTTGGACATTACCAACCCGGACGCCCCGTCGCTCATGTGGGAGTTCAACGATCCCGCGATGGTCCCCGCTCCCACCGGCCCCGCGATGGGCTTCGCTACCACCGGCCCTGCGGTCATCCGTGTGGGACCGCGGGACAAGAACGGGAACTGGTACGTGGTGTTCGCGTCTGGCCCCACTGGACAGATCGACACCAACAGCAACCAGTTCAAGGGGCAGTCCAACCAGACACTTAAGTTCTTCATCGTGGACCTGCGTACCGGCGCGCTCCTGCGCACCATCGACACCGGCATCGCCAACGCCTTTGCCGGCTCCCTCTTGGGGGGGCCGATAGATGCCGACCGCTGGAACTCCTATGCCAACGGCGACTACCAGGATGATGCGATCTTCGTCGGGTACACCAAGAAGAACACCAGCACCAACACCTGGACTGACGGCGGGGTGATCAGGATCACCACCAAGGAGAGCAACAACGTCAATAACTGGACCTGGAGCTACGTGGTACAGGACACCGGCCCGGTGGTCACCGCGATATCCCGACTCCAGGACAGGAAGAACAAGAACCTGTGGCTCTACTTCGGTTCCGGCAGATACTACTACCGTGCTGGAACCGACATCGATGACTTCAGCAGTCAACGCTCCATCTACGGCATCAAGGATCCCTGCTACAACACGGACGCCCTTCCCGGTAACGTCTACGATAAGAACTGCACCGCCACGGTGACCTCAGGGATCACCGATCAGTCCACCAGCATTTCGAGCACGGTCGGTGCCGGAGGATGGAAAATCGATCTCGACCTGTCCAGTAATGGCTTCGGCGCGGAACGCGTGGTAACGGACGCCGTCGCCTTGACCAACGGCACCATATTCCTCACCTCGTTTCAACCGACTGCCGACCCGTGCGGCTTCGGAGGCAACTCGTTCCTATGGGCGCTTGGGTACGATACCGGGGGGAGGCCGTCCGATGCCGCCCTTGCCGGCAAGGCTTTGATCCAGCTCTCCACGGGCGAGTTCAAGGAGGTCGACCTGGCTCAGGCTTTCGGCAGCGGGGCGGCCCGTCTGATGCGCCGCTCAGGCGTCCCCATGACGGGGAAACCGCCGGCGGACGCATTCCCGATCGTCAGCAAGAGCGGCAACAAGCCGGTCAAGAAGATCATGCATATTCAGGAGCGTTAA
- a CDS encoding PilW family protein: MKTRKDAGMVKGEQGYTLVELIVVMAIFITVIIVASAGFQTVLTQVGQQSKLMETDIGSVVGLEMLRSDLQGAGYGLPFTLRTPPATGTYTELTSSDSGIPMTAGFWPSGKSALSFNDVPTSYTDKFSGAPRAVQSGNTTFNLRSGIGSQYLVIKSLTVATSQSATQKKWITVSYSDTGKSAPSWNDPTRDFASTDRVMVVRNTFTDNNPGRELQVNASGVYSTTFANYTTLTVPHSSGDVFQVYGVDQSTALRMPFNRADYYVYRPTSAPAACAPNTGILYKSVLNQGGGFTDIPLMDCVADMQIAYGMGQAGSNEVNYHQSTFTGVAQDVRQQVKEIRVYILAQQGKKDTGYKHPNSQITVGESFGGPLVGRIFDLPSQIGTGWENYRWKVYTIVVRPQNLIQ; this comes from the coding sequence GTGAAGACACGCAAGGATGCAGGCATGGTAAAGGGCGAGCAGGGATACACACTGGTGGAGCTGATCGTGGTGATGGCGATCTTCATCACCGTCATCATCGTGGCCTCGGCAGGGTTCCAAACGGTGCTGACCCAGGTGGGACAGCAAAGTAAGCTCATGGAGACCGACATCGGCAGCGTGGTCGGGCTGGAAATGCTACGCTCCGACCTGCAAGGCGCCGGTTACGGCCTTCCCTTCACCTTGCGGACGCCGCCCGCTACCGGGACCTACACCGAGTTAACCAGCAGTGACTCCGGCATACCGATGACTGCGGGATTTTGGCCTTCGGGCAAGAGCGCGCTCAGCTTCAACGACGTGCCCACCAGTTACACGGATAAATTCAGCGGCGCGCCGCGCGCGGTGCAAAGCGGCAACACGACCTTCAATCTCAGGTCCGGCATCGGTTCCCAGTACCTGGTTATCAAGTCCCTCACCGTGGCGACATCGCAGAGTGCAACGCAGAAGAAGTGGATCACTGTCTCCTACAGCGATACTGGCAAAAGTGCACCGAGCTGGAACGACCCGACTCGCGATTTCGCCAGTACCGACCGGGTGATGGTGGTCAGAAACACGTTCACCGACAATAATCCCGGCCGAGAGCTACAGGTGAATGCCAGCGGTGTCTACTCCACCACCTTCGCCAACTATACGACGCTGACCGTGCCGCACTCTTCCGGCGACGTATTCCAGGTTTACGGGGTAGACCAGAGCACGGCGCTTCGCATGCCGTTCAACCGGGCCGACTACTACGTGTATCGCCCGACCTCGGCACCCGCGGCCTGCGCCCCGAACACCGGCATACTGTACAAATCGGTGCTGAACCAGGGGGGCGGCTTCACCGATATCCCCCTGATGGACTGCGTGGCAGATATGCAGATCGCATATGGCATGGGCCAGGCCGGTTCCAACGAGGTCAACTACCATCAGTCGACATTCACCGGAGTTGCGCAGGACGTCCGCCAGCAGGTGAAGGAAATCCGGGTCTACATCCTCGCGCAGCAGGGTAAAAAAGATACCGGGTACAAACATCCCAATTCTCAGATAACCGTGGGAGAGAGTTTCGGTGGGCCTCTCGTGGGAAGGATCTTCGACCTGCCGTCCCAGATCGGGACCGGGTGGGAGAACTATCGCTGGAAGGTGTACACCATAGTGGTACGGCCGCAAAATCTCATTCAGTAG
- a CDS encoding type IV pilus modification PilV family protein: protein MSVVPVPAASLSSNSGFTLVEMLMALLVMTVGLLGLLQSVNVAYHQNLRDVLRKEATQLAEEQMHDLCRVPFDKISSAARNDKVSQKVVAGILRSFQVDRRQNSVQGATKKLQVTVSWYVKGTRYQHEIFALRSRRGGE from the coding sequence ATGAGTGTAGTTCCAGTTCCGGCAGCATCACTCTCAAGTAACAGCGGTTTCACCCTGGTCGAGATGCTCATGGCCCTCCTGGTCATGACGGTCGGCCTTTTGGGGCTGCTGCAGTCGGTGAATGTGGCCTACCATCAAAACCTCAGGGATGTGCTGCGCAAGGAAGCGACCCAGTTGGCGGAGGAGCAGATGCACGACTTGTGCAGGGTCCCTTTTGACAAAATCTCCAGCGCTGCGCGCAACGACAAGGTTAGTCAGAAGGTGGTAGCTGGGATCCTCAGGAGCTTTCAGGTCGACCGGAGACAAAACAGTGTGCAGGGTGCCACCAAAAAGCTGCAGGTCACCGTGTCCTGGTACGTCAAAGGCACCAGATATCAGCATGAGATCTTCGCGCTGCGGTCCAGGCGAGGTGGCGAATGA
- a CDS encoding type IV pilus modification PilV family protein, with amino-acid sequence MPQPALIRNNDGFTLVELMVAVIIVAVGMFGVLQSINMSLQYNLKNELRNEGIRVGEKYMADLRGKTFDLLSTPGYTSFVEVGKVRGGAKNYVVERAVQNLAYNGLQPSTKQLTITVKWSYRNMTTVNRVVSVVARP; translated from the coding sequence GTGCCCCAGCCAGCATTGATCAGAAATAACGACGGCTTCACCCTTGTGGAGTTGATGGTGGCGGTTATCATCGTCGCCGTCGGGATGTTCGGGGTGTTGCAATCGATAAACATGAGCCTGCAGTACAACCTGAAGAACGAACTGCGCAACGAGGGCATCCGGGTTGGCGAGAAGTACATGGCCGATCTGAGGGGAAAGACGTTCGACCTACTCTCCACCCCTGGGTACACCTCTTTTGTTGAAGTAGGCAAAGTGCGCGGCGGGGCGAAGAACTATGTCGTGGAACGTGCTGTCCAGAACCTGGCCTACAACGGTCTCCAGCCGAGCACCAAACAACTCACCATCACAGTTAAATGGAGTTACCGCAATATGACCACCGTGAACAGGGTGGTCTCCGTGGTGGCCAGACCATGA